A window from Nevskia ramosa DSM 11499 encodes these proteins:
- a CDS encoding DUF3574 domain-containing protein: protein MSRTLLAAVLLATSLLLPASHAAETAAKATMQGDAARPAKAARWQRAELYFGLGRSDGSTADADRERWQRFLDEEVTKRFPDGFSVLDAYGQWQRRDTKTIERLNSKLLVILFQGQQHRRDLDALRAAWKQRSGDESVLLTITPAEVSF, encoded by the coding sequence ATGTCACGCACCCTGCTGGCCGCGGTCTTGCTGGCCACATCGCTGCTGCTGCCTGCCAGCCACGCCGCAGAAACCGCCGCCAAGGCAACGATGCAGGGCGACGCCGCGCGCCCCGCCAAGGCCGCGCGCTGGCAGCGCGCCGAGCTGTACTTCGGCCTCGGCCGCAGTGACGGCAGCACGGCCGACGCCGACCGCGAACGCTGGCAGCGCTTCCTCGATGAAGAGGTGACGAAACGCTTCCCGGACGGCTTTTCGGTGCTCGATGCCTACGGCCAGTGGCAGCGCCGCGACACCAAGACCATCGAGCGCCTGAACTCCAAGCTGCTGGTGATCCTGTTCCAGGGCCAGCAGCACCGGCGTGATCTCGATGCGCTGCGCGCGGCCTGGAAGCAGCGCAGCGGTGATGAGTCCGTGTTGCTGACGATCACCCCGGCCGAGGTGTCGTTCTGA
- a CDS encoding NAD-dependent epimerase/dehydratase family protein yields MKILVTGSAGHLGEALMRSLRARNVDAVGLDLKPSPYTDAVGSITDAAFVQRRMAGIDAVLHTATLHKPHVETHMRQQFVDTNISGTLNLLETAVQARVRAFVFTSTTSAFGTALTPPADAPAAWITERVRPVPKNIYGVTKIAAEDLCELIHRRSGLPCLILRTSRFFPEDDDAADTRLAFVDANTKLNEFLHRRVEIEDVVEAHLLALERAAVLGFGRYIISATTPFSPADAVELRRDAAAVVERRVPAYADEYARRGWRLPESLDRVYDNRLAREELGWQPRWDFASIIERLRSSGDFRSALAIAVGRKGYHDRHWDGDGPFPVQ; encoded by the coding sequence ATGAAAATCCTGGTCACCGGTAGCGCCGGCCATCTCGGCGAAGCGCTGATGCGCAGTCTGCGTGCTCGAAATGTCGATGCCGTCGGGCTTGATCTGAAGCCTTCGCCGTACACCGATGCGGTCGGCTCGATCACCGATGCCGCGTTCGTGCAGCGCCGCATGGCGGGCATAGACGCCGTGCTGCACACCGCGACCCTGCACAAGCCGCATGTCGAAACCCACATGCGCCAGCAGTTCGTCGACACCAACATCAGCGGCACGCTGAACCTGCTCGAAACGGCGGTACAGGCGCGTGTCCGCGCCTTCGTGTTCACCAGCACCACCAGTGCCTTCGGCACAGCGCTGACGCCACCAGCAGACGCGCCGGCCGCCTGGATCACCGAGCGGGTACGGCCGGTGCCGAAGAACATCTACGGCGTCACCAAGATCGCCGCGGAAGACCTGTGCGAGCTGATCCATCGCCGCAGCGGTCTACCCTGCCTGATCCTGCGCACCTCGCGCTTCTTCCCGGAAGACGATGATGCCGCCGACACGCGGCTGGCCTTCGTCGATGCCAATACCAAGCTCAACGAGTTCCTCCATCGCCGGGTCGAGATCGAGGACGTCGTCGAGGCCCACCTGCTGGCGCTGGAGCGTGCGGCCGTGCTCGGCTTCGGCCGCTACATCATCAGCGCGACGACGCCGTTCTCGCCGGCCGATGCCGTCGAGCTGCGCCGTGACGCGGCGGCCGTCGTCGAACGCCGCGTGCCGGCTTATGCCGACGAATACGCGAGACGCGGCTGGCGTCTGCCGGAGAGCCTCGATCGCGTCTACGACAACCGGCTGGCGCGCGAGGAACTGGGCTGGCAGCCGCGCTGGGATTTCGCCAGCATCATCGAACGCTTGCGCAGCAGTGGCGATTTCCGCAGCGCGCTGGCGATCGCCGTCGGCCGCAAGGGTTATCACGATCGACACTGGGACGGCGACGGTCCGTTTCCTGTGCAATGA